In Triticum urartu cultivar G1812 chromosome 6, Tu2.1, whole genome shotgun sequence, the following proteins share a genomic window:
- the LOC125513981 gene encoding pentatricopeptide repeat-containing protein At5g39350 has translation MILLPSPLVRQCLALLHSKNAIPLAPTTTAQLHALLLTSGHLLYSSIHPLFMLHCASGRPSDAHNLLAQMPHPPPVSLTNSLLRSYTGLGHHKEAVALYSRMRGFDHLTFPLAAKACAGLRLGRHGRAVHCRSLAAGFGGDAYVQNALISMYMSCGDVAEAEAVFRAMQNRSVVSWNAVIAGCVKNGCAERALEVFGEMVGDGAGVDRATIVSVLPACARTKNLSIGRAVHRLVEERGLGDYAAVKNALIDMYGKCGRLEDARRVFDGHKYDKNVVSWTVMIGAYVLNDRVDEAFNLGFGMLMTGGAPWPNGVTMAYLLSACSSLPSWRRAKCTHAMCIRLGLESDIVVETALIDTYAKCHKMKMMELTLENGSRRTETWNAAISGYSRSEREKKAVELFKRMIGESVRPDSATLASILPAYGESADLRQARNIHCYLLTLGFLRSTSITTGLVDVYAKAGDLDMAWALFDGLPEKDVVAWTTILAGYGMHGHARTAILLYEQMVELGVKPNTVTFTSLLYACSHAGLIDEGLQLFEDMRSIHGVVPNVEHYLSLIDMIGRAGRIKEAYRFIKDMPFEPSTSVWGVLLGACVLHKNVEFGEIAAKHLFELEPENTGNRVLLGNIYAAADRWNDVQDIRKMMGREGLIKEPGSSLVEARSEQCRTAML, from the coding sequence ATGATACTCCTACCCAGCCCGCTCGTGCGGCAATGCCTCGCCCTCCTCCACTCCAAGAACGCGATCCCCCTTGCTCCCACCACCACCGCCCAGCTCCACGCTCTCCTCCTAACGTCCGGCCACCTCCTCTACAGCAGCATCCATCCCCTCTTCATGCTGCACTGCGCCAGCGGCCGCCCCTCAGACGCCCACAACCTGCTCGCGCAAATGCCCCACCCACCTCCGGTCTCCTTAACGAACTCGCTCCTCCGCTCCTATACCGGGCTTGGCCACCACAAGGAGGCCGTCGCTCTTTACTCGCGGATGCGCGGCTTCGACCACCTCACCTTCCCCTTGGCCGCCAAGGCCTGCGCCGGCCTCCGCCTCGGCCGCCACGGGCGTGCTGTGCACTGTCGCTCGCTCGCCGCCGGCTTCGGCGGCGACGCGTACGTGCAGAATGCGTTGATATCCATGTACATGAGCTGCGGCGATGTTGCCGAGGCGGAGGCGGTGTTTCGTGCGATGCAGAACCGTTCGGTCGTGTCGTGGAATGCAGTGATTGCTGGGTGCGTCAAGAACGGCTGTGCAGAAAGggcgttggaggtgtttggcgagATGGTTGGTGATGGTGCCGGTGTTGACCGTGCCACGATTGTGTCTGTGCTGCCAGCTTGTGCGCGAACCAAGAATTTGAGCATTGGAAGAGCTGTGCACCGGTTGGTTGAGGAAAGAGGCTTGGGGGACTATGCCGCGGTGAAGAACGCGCTGATTGATATGTATGGGAAGTGCGGGAGATTGGAGGATGCTCGCAGGGTCTTCGATGGACATAAATATGACAAGAATGTTGTTTCTTGGACAGTGATGATTGGTGCGTACGTGCTGAATGACCGTGTGGATGAGGCCTTTAATCTTGGTTTTGGTATGCTCATGACTGGTGGTGCACCATGGCCGAATGGAGTGACCATGGCATATCTACTCTCAGCTTGTTCCAGCTTGCCGTCATGGAGGCGTGCCAAGTGCACGCACGCAATGTGCATTAGACTTGGGCTTGAATCAGACATCGTTGTTGAGACTGCACTTATTGACACTTACGCGAAGTGCCATAAGATGAAGATGATGGAGTTGACACTTGAAAATGGCTCACGGCGGACAGAAACATGGAATGCGGCTATCTCTGGTTATAGTCGCAGTGAACGGGAGAAGAAAGCTGTAGAATTATTTAAGCGGATGATTGGAGAATCGGTGCGCCCAGACTCTGCAACACTTGCAAGCATCCTCCCTGCGTATGGAGAATCCGCGGACCTGAGACAAGCAAGGAACATCCACTGTTACTTGCTGACTCTTGGGTTTCTTCGGAGCACATCTATCACAACTGGTTTAGTCGATGTGTATGCCAAGGCAGGCGATCTGGACATGGCATGGGCACTCTTCGACGGGCTACCTGAAAAGGATGTTGTTGCCTGGACCACTATCCTCGCTGGGTACGGTATGCACGGACATGCCCGAACTGCCATCCTGCTATATGAACAGATGGTGGAGTTGGGGGTGAAGCCGAACACCGTGACGTTCACCTCCCTGCTGTACGCTTGCAGCCATGCAGGCTTGATAGACGAAGGCCTTCAGCTATTTGAGGACATGCGTAGCATTCATGGCGTGGTGCCAAATGTCGAGCACTACCTGTCCCTGATCGACATGATTGGGCGTGCTGGGAGGATCAAGGAGGCCTACCGCTTCATCAAAGATATGCCATTCGAGCCAAGTACCTCGGTATGGGGTGTTCTGCTGGGTGCTTGTGTTCTACACAAAAATGTTGAGTTTGGGGAGATTGCGGCGAAGCATCTGTTTGAGCTTGAGCCGGAGAACACCGGGAATCGTGTACTCCTTGGGAACATATATGCTGCAGCTGACAGATGGAACGATGTTCAGGATATCCGGAAAATGATGGGAAGAGAGGGTCTCATCAAAGAACCGGGATCTAGTTTGGTCGAGGCAAGGTCTGAACAATGCCGAACAGCGATGTTATAG
- the LOC125513982 gene encoding actin-depolymerizing factor 1, translated as MLGWTQKFLVLHQGGAMLGQKPLPGRGGIMQQASLYFASALLSFRPSNLAPACAAAHPPLPSFLFPSPRPCLLLNPRKEGRKQEKASTMSNSASGMAVCDQCKLKFQELKAKRSFRFIVFKINEKVQQVVVDRVGEKNESYDDFTACLPADECRYAVFDFDFVTDENCQKSKIFFISWAPDTSRVRSKMLYASSKDRFKRELDGIQVELQATDPSEMSMDIVKGRAL; from the exons ATGTTGGGTTGGACACAAAAGTTTCTGGTTCTCCACCAAGGAGGGGCCATGCTTGGTCAAAAGCCCCTCCCTGGACGTGGTGGCATCATGCAGCAGGCCTCCCTATATtttgcctccgctctcctctcttTCAGGCCTTCAAATCTTGCCCCTGCTTGCGCGGCTGCACATCCCCCCCTCCCTTCCTTCCTCTTCCCCTCGCCACGCCCCTGTTTGCTTCTCAACCCGAGAAAGGAAGGAAGGAAACAGGAGAAAGCATCAACCATG TCGAATTCCGCGTCCGGAATGGCCGTTTGTGACCAATGCAAACTCAAGTTCCAGGAACTCAAGGCGAAGAGGAGCTTCCGCTTCATCGTGTTCAAGATCAATGAGAAGGTGCAGCAGGTGGTGGTGGACAGGGTTGGGGAAAAAAATGAGAGCTATGATGATTTCACAGCCTGCTTGCCCGCTGACGAGTGCCGCTACGCGGTGTTTGATTTTGACTTCGTCACTGACGAGAACTGCCAGAAGAGCAAGATCTTCTTCATCTCTTG GGCTCCTGACACATCAAGGGTGAGGAGCAAGATGCTGTACGCGAGCTCCAAGGACCGCTTCAAGAGGGAGCTGGACGGCATCCAGGTGGAGCTACAGGCGACCGACCCGAGCGAGATGAGCATGGACATCGTAAAGGGGCGAGCCCTCTGA